In Terriglobus sp. TAA 43, a single window of DNA contains:
- a CDS encoding DUF4410 domain-containing protein has translation MAEHVARRYAASAFVFAMLFCGVAIAQNKAEKLLVGDTKVTVIAGYKGEAKLTVPAKIVVHDFDVPSEIITVDHSPASHILSNSPIARMKGDAGQEEDPPAIARKVQAAFSKTLLNDLKKTSIPSTASALGANPEEPAGTLIVRGNFTTIKQGNKTTRMMIGLGRGASDVQAHVVISLLTDNGPILLSEFKVDAASGKKPGAVETMGVGSVATSAAAGAATDGKSSVEGDTARIANAVAKEMNTIMTAQGWIASQPSSDKPQTPTQPTK, from the coding sequence ATGGCGGAACATGTTGCACGCAGGTATGCGGCTTCGGCATTTGTGTTCGCGATGCTCTTTTGCGGTGTTGCGATTGCGCAGAATAAGGCTGAAAAGCTGCTTGTGGGCGATACGAAAGTTACCGTGATCGCTGGATACAAAGGCGAAGCCAAACTCACCGTGCCAGCGAAAATTGTTGTCCATGATTTCGATGTGCCGAGCGAGATCATCACCGTGGATCATTCGCCCGCGTCACACATTCTTTCCAACAGTCCGATTGCGCGTATGAAAGGGGATGCAGGACAGGAGGAAGATCCTCCTGCGATTGCGAGAAAGGTTCAGGCTGCCTTTTCTAAAACACTGCTCAACGATCTGAAGAAGACTTCGATTCCATCGACGGCATCGGCACTTGGAGCGAACCCAGAGGAGCCCGCAGGCACACTGATTGTGCGGGGGAATTTCACCACCATCAAGCAGGGCAACAAGACGACGCGCATGATGATTGGGCTGGGACGCGGCGCGAGTGATGTGCAGGCGCATGTGGTGATCTCTCTGCTGACAGATAACGGACCGATTCTGCTGAGCGAATTCAAAGTGGATGCGGCAAGCGGAAAGAAGCCCGGGGCCGTGGAGACGATGGGCGTTGGCTCCGTGGCAACAAGTGCTGCGGCCGGCGCCGCAACGGATGGCAAATCAAGCGTGGAAGGCGATACCGCACGCATTGCCAATGCTGTTGCGAAAGAGATGAACACGATCATGACGGCGCAGGGATGGATTGCTTCTCAACCGAGTAGTGATAAGCCGCAAACTCCAACGCAACCGACGAAGTAA